Genomic DNA from Niabella ginsenosidivorans:
CTGCAACAGGAAGCAATGACACTGAATAGGCCGGCTCCGTAAACGGCAACCGGATGGGCTGCTCCTCCGGGTTGGCCACACCCGAAGGAACGGGATTATACGGATCTACGGAAATAATAACATAATATTCTTCAGCCCTGCCCTGCAGTTCCCTGAACGGCACGCTGAGGCCGGGGATCTTTGCGCTTAGCTGGTTTACGTTTTCAGAAGAATCTGAGTTGAACTGGATCACATATCCGCCCCTGGTAATGGCGGTGCAGGACATGATACGTACATGTACATGCTGCATATTGTCTACACTTACCCAGATCTTTGGTGGCTCAATGGCTGTGCTGATCGGTAACAGGCCATAGTTATGATCATTCAGAAAAACGGTATTGCTTAATGCCTGCTGGTAAAGCGTTGCATTGTGCTGGGCAATGAAATGATTCTTATTGATCTTCATTCCGTTTACCCAGTTCACGGGTTTATATTCCTGTGCGCGGTTCATAATGCTTCATTTTTCAAGATACCCGAGAACAAATGATGATATCATTTTCTCTTATCTTATTAATAAATATGGTTCTTTCCGGATCAATATACTTTGTAAACAATGTATACCATTTCGGTTTTTTAAAGAAGATCCACCCTGACGATTCTCCTTTCTCATTGATATAAGTAATCGTTGCATTGGGATGCCGGTCATTATAATCATTAATAAAATAATAGAACAGCTCCCCAAATTCCATATCCATCGGCGCCTTTGCGCGAAAGTTGGTAAAATGCTTATCATTCCCTTTCTTATAGAATTCAAAACTGATCACCAAAAGGTTTCTCAGTTTTTTTTCATCCACCTCTGCCACCTCTGAATGAGCCGGGTAGTGCCACTGCTTTAAGATCTTGAACGGAATGGCTATAGCGCTCCTGTAAGTATAGTAAACGATCAGCGGAACAAAAAAGATAACAGCAGCAGTGGCCATTGTAATATCCATTCCGTTTTTTCTGAAAAGACGATAGGTCATCAGGAAGCACAGCGCGCCAAGCAGCGTAATGGCCAGAGTAAGAAAGACTTCCGCCCAATAGGTTTTCTCATTTACCCATTTGAGTTTTGTTGTTAATGTATACACATGTAATATTCCCAATGCCAGAAAAAGGAGCTGGAACATAAGAAACAGCTGCGTATTACTTTCAAGGAAATTGAACCAAGACATCAGTCCGATAATGGCAAAGCCGGCGGCATACAGTAAAATATAATAAACAGTAGGCTTTGTAAAGGGTTTAAAGCTGCCCCTGATCCTGGAAACAATCAGCCCCATAATGACAGACATGCTTATGAAGCTTACCCCCAGGTAAGGCAATGCTGATTTTAAAGATGGCGAAAACCAGTTTTCCATTTATTGATTGCTTTCTCTGAATTCTTTAAATAAAAAATACACCTGCTTTTACATAACTGAAGAATATCCTAATATTACTTCACTGCCCTCATCAAAGGTCATTCCTGCGGCCTGCTGATCTACCAGTATTTCCACTTCAATATCTGCTTCAACAGGTGCAAAATAATTATTAAAGGTCTGAATAAGGATGTCCTTTTCCTTATCATTAATAAAATCACTTACTTTTCCTTTTTTCAACGGACCGATCTTGTACAGAAGCACAGGATAATCTTCCATAAATTCCGTTCCGCAAACCATATAATCGCCCAGGGGTTGCTCTCCCAGCCCGCTGCCGGTGCCCAAACCTTCCACTTTTGCCACATCAATTATATCCGGCTCCTTTCGTACGATCTGTACCGGCTCATTCAGGAGCGCCTTAAGACAGGATTCCATAACAGGCAGGTTGCCGTTGATCATATACGCATAAGGAAGTAATAATAAAAAGGAAGCCGCTTCATGTGTTTTAAGGGTGGCCGGTAACCCCCAGAAATTTAAAAAGTATCTGGTAAGGATCTTGCTTTTTAAAATATCCAGCAGGTTGATCTCTTCTTTTTCCAGCATCATTTGCTGATAGAAGAATTCATTTTCAAACGGCTGAAAAAATTTTCGGATACCTGCTTCTTT
This window encodes:
- a CDS encoding TssN family type VI secretion system protein, which produces MENWFSPSLKSALPYLGVSFISMSVIMGLIVSRIRGSFKPFTKPTVYYILLYAAGFAIIGLMSWFNFLESNTQLFLMFQLLFLALGILHVYTLTTKLKWVNEKTYWAEVFLTLAITLLGALCFLMTYRLFRKNGMDITMATAAVIFFVPLIVYYTYRSAIAIPFKILKQWHYPAHSEVAEVDEKKLRNLLVISFEFYKKGNDKHFTNFRAKAPMDMEFGELFYYFINDYNDRHPNATITYINEKGESSGWIFFKKPKWYTLFTKYIDPERTIFINKIRENDIIICSRVS